The Brassica napus cultivar Da-Ae chromosome C1, Da-Ae, whole genome shotgun sequence DNA segment CTGGAGCTTTCCCGATTGAACCCTCGACATACGACCAGGAACCTACTCGTATCTCTGTTATCCTCTCCTCTGATTTCACCGGGGATGGAACTTCACCAACGCGTTTAAACACTCCCTTCCCGACTCTAAACcaaaacattattattaattagaaaCAAAAAGAGCGCGTTGTTCCacgaagaagaaagaagcaaaACAACCATAGTTTATTACCGGATACGGATGACAAAACATTCACGCCCAGCATGATCAAGAACGGTTCGAGTAAGCCATCTTCCTTCTTGAGGCCTGAAGTTGTTTGTTCTTTGAATTGAATCAGATATCATAGCACCTGAATCATCCGTAACTCTATCCGGTACAAATCTCAGCAAATACGGCGCTTGAACTGGAGGAGTAACCGAAGCGAACACACTCACTTGCTTCCCTAGAAACCTACCCGACGCTAGAGAATGCGCTCTTAGCAGATCATTCCACAGAAAGGCTATCATCTCTTCCGGTTTTCTCTTTCTGAAGCAAATCCCACGACGAATACGGTCACAATGAGATTCCAAAACTACTCCTTGTGTTCCAAACTCGCAGTATATATGCCACCCCTTTTGCCACGAACCATCGCGGGAAAGATCAGTTAGTTTCTTATCAAGTTGAAGCTTCCGATGACATCTAGCAACTCTcagacgaagaaaactcgactCATTCTGCTCTGCCTTTGGATTCAGccttataaatatacataactgcaaaaaaaaaaaaaaaaaacagaataatcACGGATAATTTTGTATTACAGAATCTCTTACTTAGGAGGTACGCCCCCATTAACTTACTTCTAGGACAAATCTTGGTCGGATGGACTTATACGCGGTGTTAACATCTATATCAGAAACAGGCCAATAAAACATTGTGTTGTTTCTTTGAGGAGACTCGTTCGCTATTACAGTCAATTCGCCGCCTGCTTTTACATATGGTTGATTAAAATATCTATTCcaaagtttttttgttgtttccaCTTCACTCTTCTCAACTGCCTCTCCATTTCGAACCACTTTCCTCATCATCTCTTCCAACATTTCACCAACATCTTCTGTATATATCGTCGGGTAGCTCTGTAAATTCACCATTCCATTCCTCCCTTTACAACTTACCAAAAACAGAACGATTTGAAACCAAGAAACTGGGAATACAAAACGGACCTGGTGAGTGAGCCACATGAGTAGTATATCTGAAGCTGGAACAAGACGAGAAATCTCGTCTTTGAACTTGTGTAGAATCAGCAAGAAACCTTTGTACCGTAACCTAGCAGCGATCAAGTAAACGGTTTCAGACATGTAAGGTGCTGAAAACTTCTCCCAGAGAAACCTCTGTTTCTCTACTTCAGTTTTGATATCTTCATTAGCTGATGAAGCAATCTCAGGAGAGTCGGCATCAACTCTGTTTTCAAAACTCTCATCTGGGTATCTCCTAATCCAGATTTTTTCGCACTGTGAAACCGCATAATCCTCGTTCTCTTCATCGTAAATCGCGGGTTTTCCTATAAGTTTTGAGAATCTCTTTTGACAGTAGTCTCTGTAACTTACCTGAGAAGGATGGAACAAAAAAACTAGAGTTTCGGATAAATATAGAAACTTGGGTTTTGGAAtggtaaaaaaaagaaaggaaacagaGCTTACTGGATTCAAGGAATGACAAAACCAAACCCATTCAACATCAAGAGGAGGTAGAATTATCGGAGGCTTAGAACCAACCGTTAGATCAGAAATCAACGGCATCCACAGCTCATCGTACCTtcaagaacacaacaacaacaacaacagttaATGCCGATACCAATCTCAACACTACTTCTGGGGACCAGAGTATATTCTGGTCGGAAGCAAAACTTGTTTTCTTGAGATATACTATAAATAGTAAGAATAAAGAAATGAATCTTGACCATCAGATCAAAAATATCAGGAGAAAGGGAAAGGGTGTATTTCACCGTCTGATAGCTTCGGAAATGACTGGTGGGTGATGAAGCCATTGACAGTCTCCGATGGATCTTAAGAGCACGATGAGACGTCTCGCCGCCGATACAATATCAGCTCCGATTCTTACGGCATCAAGCTCTGAAATCTCGCTTAGGCTCCGTGCCGCCACGCCATCAGCGAACTCCGATCGTCCTAACGACATAAGCTccgagagagagggagagagagatataTCAGAGAGAGTAAGATCGACTCCAAAGACAAGACATTGGATTGGAGGTTTTTGTCGAATGAAGAGCAAGAGAATGAATGGCGTCTAGAGAGAAAGAGACGTGAAAGTAGAGTCCAAGAGTGATCAAcaattattatttgttatattttatatataaaaataaaaacgaatcaTGTAGAGGCACACACCACCAAATGCAGATGACAAccatacataaaaataatatcatagttaaatataaaagttgGTGAGTTATGCTTTCTAGGTATTACCAACTAGTCATACTTCGTTTAATACAAGAGAACATTAGATTTAAACCCCGCATATACGTGGAGAtacatgtatattttaaaaataatatttaaactataaaataagttaaaagatgtatatttaatatcaattttaagtatataatattatttttaaatttttaatatttgttgaaATTGTAAAATGCAACATCATATTAacagtttaattttaaacataagttttatataagttattacaaattttgtaaattttttgttaaaatttttttattttcgaaatattTGTACGTGaccaaattaaattatttaatattatcttttaaaaatattattttatttaatatattatatttcagtttgtttttttttatttttactacaaaaatcgaacataaaatgttacaaccaataaattattatttattttgttttataaaaaagttaatatgataatttcaaaaagaattggGATATACGattcagttttaaaattaattactgaaatatatatataatttggtccagattaaatatgataaataataaaaataatagcataatggaaatatatttagtttttctgaagaatattaatatatagatgtatattttttatttgtttctgttaggaaaaaattatatatgagtaaatttaggatatttagttaaatttttaatcaatGGTCTAACATAGACttttttatggtagataaaaaatatgacCATAAATTAATAGATAAGATTATACTAAAAACACTTTTATAGTTTATTGTTACATCATAGAGCATTTTTTTTCTACTATGGTAGTTTTTCTTAACTAAGCAAACTTCCTAATTGTAAACTAACTAATTAAGCTTGTTAGTAAGTGTCCATTAAGCAAACTTAATTTATCATCTACTTTTTAATTAGTAGACAAAATAAAGTCGTCCTCAGGATGTTTATTTTTTGTCTTCTTCGTCATATGTTCACTATTGTGTTTAGGGAAGTTTACTAGAATAATTCAAATTAGTTTAGAAATTATAAGAAtaacttttaaaagtttaaaattaccaaaaatatttcATGGTCGAAAATACCTTCAACTATAATTATGATCAAAAAGTAATATTACATAACtgtcatttaaaattattaaaaaaattcatacgGCGGATTTacctaacaaaaaaataaatctattggaatataaatatgttaaattaaactgatgtaaaatttatatttgcCATGTATTTGGTGGAAAACTTTTCTGTTACGACATATGTTTTTAAGATGGCAGATTTGTGTGGTCGATTTAAGATTGTcgatagatttatatattttagtctGTCATATATAGTAATTTGTTGAAgtcatctgttttttttttccgaagtaGTCAGAGTTTTGAGACATATATATTTATCGATAATAGACATAAATTTTTATGATAGATATATTTACCCGATTTAAATTTGCAATCGACTTTTGTATTCATTTGGTGGCAGATTTTTGTAATTGTTGTCTTTGGCGGcaaactttttaaataaattttaattactagAGTGGAACACAATTAAAATTTTTGgctaaattcaaataaaatctGATTTAATCTAAATTGGATCCCGGTTTAGATTTATTGAATTCGGttttaactaattttgaaatttggtgTAGAGTTATTTTcggtttaaattaatttaaaccaatttgGAACCTTGGTTTAAGCTAAGAGATTACAACCATGTTTTCTCAATCTAGCTTCAGGCTTTGGTCATAATATTTCATTTAGGTTGGTGCTACATTCAGTGGTATACTCTTTGGCGTTGCATTACTTTTGCACTTTGGTCTTTGGTGGTATATTACTTTTCATTTACTTTTACAGTTTGATCATTAGTTTCTGATCGGCATAATACGTTTTGTGATCAATCATTATCAAGAAAACGTTTTAGTTTGAAACAATATTATGTAAAGCTTTATCAACATTATCTAGCCTTTGTGTATCTTTTAACTAATCAAGCTGCTATATCTTACGAATTATAATCGATCAATGCAACCAGTAAATCATACTACTACTATTACAAgtactaaaataaaatcatcCAAGTTATACATAATCCGACTAGTGATATTACGTGTAACGCACACCAATTAACTTAATGTGCatactaccacaatcgaatggtaagtcgatgtagcactttaggatcaaatccacagagaccaacggttacactttatctttatgggacaAATATTAAGCTAAAACAATAAGGGGGGTTTCAAGATTAGGGTATCACGACAAGCAAGTTACaagttgattttaagtttttcaaattaaaGAGAATACTAGCCaagggtggtttgatcgggtgttaaacaaATGTGAgtcaaacaattattcaagttcaatgTAGCActagtctagaactcggatcacttaAGATAGATCAGCCCACTGTTGTGGTGCTTCACCTTTTGTCAATCGATCTCAGTACCTAAACTTTCGTTTGGACTGAGACGCGATTGCAAACATTAAGATCAAGTTCGAtctgttcacaaaacaccctaacatctacttttTATGGTTAGGGATGCAAAGCTCATTCATATCATGTCAAGCTATCTACTACACAGTTAATGAGTATAATAAACCTAAGTTCAGGCATTAAGCTATCAGAATAATGCaagcaaaaaaaagatatatgaatgaagacaatcgaaTGATTAACTTATGTATGTTcagctcacggatctaacaccctaacaccctagactaagcaagcagACACCAGAGGCATGACACCAGAGACTGAAAACATCAAATTTGAATAATACTGCATGTAAATAACATAGATAAAAAGAGGGTTCAGGGTAATCTTCTCTAGACGAGAGACTCCCTTTACAAGGTAGTAAATCCAACAATGAAAACTCTAGAATCTGGTTTCTCTATGAAAAATAGCGtagaaaaatatagagaaagagaaaaagaagatatatggAGGCCACATGCGGCTGGAGGAGAAAATAGGAAGATTAGGGTAAATCCCGAAATAacttgtagtttccttaaaatcTTTTTCGCAGTAACATGCACTCGGGTTGCTCCACTCGATCGGAAACAGTCACTTCAGATTGTTCTGCatgaaaatcaccaaattgcactgttttctgcctcttttgttccaacTAGTCCATCTCCTATCCagtgcaactccagacctgtaatgactcgaaaaaaACTAGGAAGACTCAAAAAAGACTCAaaaaccaattagaaaacatatatacaagatgtcaaaaacaccatatatcaacaATTACTGAAATAAATCATCCAAGTTCCACGTCCGACAACATTTAAATGATCATAATCCAACTGACATCAACCAGTAAATCATCCTTACGCATCAACCTCTGCCACCTCTTCATAGATCTCGGCTGCCAACTTCATTATTTGTGCCGGTATGATCGTATCACTTAAGCCATGAAAAGTACATCCAAGATCCAAACATTCAATGTACTTCAAAGAGTACACACCACAATCTCTCGGGTCATCGTTCCAGGGGAAATTCCTGGGCGTACGTAAGGAGAACTGCTGCTAATACTTCTTTCCCGATTTTGGAGGTAGCATCTTATTAAGCATCAGTGGAATCATTTTCGTGAATGGCACGCAGTCCTCCAGCAGCTGCTTATGATCCTTCACCACATTCAGGATAATATCATATACATAGATTGTCGCCTTATGTAAATCAATGTGTAGAGCAACCCAGTGGTCTCCATTAATATGGTGGCGGAGGAACAAGCTGTCGACATCTTCAACAAAACTATCATCACTCGCTTCTCCCGAGACCAATTTCTGAAAATAGGTAAAATGGCTTGTAGCTCTTTCAATGTAGGTCCTTCTGAAGTCGGAACGTTCATCTCCAGCCAAAACATTTCATGCTCTCCACATCCCAAATCTCATCCTTGTCGAAAGGATCACAATTTAGTCCTGTAAAATCTCTCCAAACTCATGCAGAGAGAACCGCAGCGGCATACAATCTATCAAGGACCACATCTCATGACTGCTCTCGTTGGCCAATTGATTGGCGAGAAAATGGTGAACGCAAGAAGCTGACCAAGTGTATTCCAACTCTTTCAGCTTCACAATCACTCGAACATCTGTTCAAGTCAGACGAACATCATCCCCAAAAACTTCTAGCACCGTTTTAATGTTGGCCAAGAAACAACTATGGTTCATGCTCCTATTCTGAATTTGGGTTTTGCAAACATCATACAGACGACGAGGATACTTTCGTTCACCCGAAGAAGAAGCCatacctgaaaaaaaaattggaaacaaAGAAATGAAACCAAcacttgatgttttaattttcaCTCGATGTAAAAAGTACTATCACCACTACAGGAAATGTGGGTATTAATAGCTGGCGATAAACGCTATTAGTCAATTTTAATAGTGTTTCCTAAAACGCTCTCACAACGCCCGTTATCGTATGTCCGACCCTTTTGATAGCGGATCTATTGTATGTTATAGTTAAGTTAATAATGATAGCGTTATTATCTATGCAATTGTTAATAGTTATAATAACGTGatataaatgttattaaatCCCATCAATCTGATTTTACCTATAGCAGTTTGTTATACATAGATAGCAAATGTTTcatgttattaatttgttttaaattatctgaatatttaattaaatataattaagaatggattttattttttaaaattattatttatttcaaatatttgtaataaaaacaataaatcatattataaaaactaaaaactcttCAAATGTTTAAAAGCCCATAATACATTTCCTTGTTTACACAAACCATCAACACCTATCAAACACACTATCAATCTAACACTAACAATCCTTCACTATCATCCCTAACATAAACACTATCATCATCAGAAGCTTCACCACCCAGATCATCGACTTCTTGGACAGGCAAAGGTGCAGCACCTAAATCCTCTTCTGTTTCCAACTCATGATAGCCTCTAGGTGGTGCTCTCATAAAAACATACCAATTAGAATTATCATCTTCCCTAGAGTAGAAAACCTATTTTGCTTGAGAGGGCAGAATGAACGGATCTTTCAGATAAGATGCTTGGTTCTTAACAAGAGTGAAGCCATCTTCTTCCTTCACACCATGCCCTGTGTCCGCCCAATTGCATCTAAACAACAGTACTTTGAACATGTGATAGTCCAAAAGTAAAATCTCCTTTATCACTCCATAATATGTAAGCATGTCAGCAACTTGTCTCATATCTCGAGCACTTGATCTACACATGCTAAATGCTTCATAAGTTACTTCACTGTTTTGAGTCTTCCGCTTAACTGCATCCGAATGAAACCGCTGGCCCTTGATGATAAATCCTTTATGTGCTAAAGCAACATTTCTTGGTCCAAATGCCAACCACCTTATCTCATTCGAATGACTATATTTGTTGAGTCTGAATGTACCTGCCGCATGAAATCAGAACATGATCATCAAGCTAAAGTACTTCATGATAATCACAACATAATCATGAAGCTAACAATCTATACCAAACAACCAGTCATCAAGCTACAAGCTAAGTAGTACTCATCAAAATACAAGCTAAGCAGTACTCATCGGGACATCTTCATCAATCTAACAAGctgtataaaaaaataatcaagaaAAAGAGTTTGACTTGGAAACCTTTTTTTTACCCATTGTGCAAATTGTTCAGTATGATTTTTCCACAACAAAGTTTCATTTCTAGCACATCGAGCATCATTAGCCTGTAATTCTTCCAAATGCATCCTGAGTTTACATTAAACAATagtttagaaaaagaaattataattataagtaGATGAAACAGAAAGGGTAACCTTTTACTCAACAAATAGATCCATAGTGTCATGTTCATTAGCACATAGTGATGAGCAATGTATGTATCTTTATCTGAAAGGGTAACCTCTACTCCCTTCTGCAGAGGTCGACCTTCAACCACGACTTTATCAACCTCGATATCTTCATTACGATTAACTGCTTCTTGAACTGGTACTGAATCTTTAAGGAACTCTAAACAAAATGCAACGCATTCTCCAGCTAAATACCCCTCAGCCATACATGCTTCTGGCCTTGCATAATTCTTAACAAATGCCTTTAGTGTTTTCATGTACCTATAACTCAGTCAAGCAATATGAATATTAGTTTCGACATCATTGCAAGACGCACACAAATTGAAGCAAGTGAGTACATCAAACCTTTCAAATGGATACATCCAGCGGAAGTGAACTGGTCCTCCCAAGCGTGCCTCTTTTGATAGATGTATTGGAAGGTGGAACAGGATATCAAAAAGGGATGGAGGGAAGAAGCGCTCCAGCTGACACATTGTTTCCATGAACTCTGTCTCCATTGATATAAGTTTCTCCGGGTCAATGATGCGTTGACACAACCTGTTGAAGTAACTGCATAATTTGTTAATGGAAATCCTAGGACCCCTATGTAACAACCCTCTTAATGCAGCTGGTAACAAGTTCTGTACTAGCACGTGATGATCATGCGACTTTAAACTACCTATATTTGGAGGGTTAACTGAAACACTATTCACAATATTACCACAATAACCATCAGGACCTCTAAACTTAGATAACCTTTGCAAGAAAATGGTTTTCTCTTTCTTGGATAACCAATACGCTGCTGGAGGTAAGTATGTTTTCGAACCCCTAATCTCTGTGTGCAAGTGACCTCTGATTCCAATATCTTCTAAGTCTTTTCTTGCCTTCAAACCATCTTTTGACTTTGAACTTTGCTTCAAGATAGACAATATAGCATCCGACACATTCTTTTCAACGTGCATAACGTCAATATTGTGACGAACCGGCATATCCTAACACATTAAACAAGAAACTGTTAGGCATATTCATATACAACAATCAGAGAATAAAGTTCAGTTACTCTACTTTACCTTCCAGTAAGGTAGTTCAAAGAATATTGATCTCTTCGTCCACCGCCAGAGATCATTTGATTCCTCACACTCTTCTTCTTGAACCATCtcatcatcttccaactctgatctttttcttttacttttcttaTCTAGAGGTCTTCCAAAATCATTCCTAAAAGTTTGTAGTGTATCATATATTTCAGCCCCAGTTTGTATCCTATTGGCATTCCCTTCCTCAACAGTGTTGTCAAACCAAGCTTTTTTATATCTGTAACGATGGCCAGGCGGTAGTCTCCTTCTATTTCCCATATAGACAAACTTACGGCTGAACTTAAGCCACCTAGAAGGTGTATCCTTTCCACATACATTGCAGGCTTGTTTCCCCTTCACTTTGCATCCAGACAATGTTCCTAAGCCTGGA contains these protein-coding regions:
- the LOC106376344 gene encoding glycine-rich domain-containing protein 1-like isoform X2 — protein: MGLVLSFLESIFLFHPSQVSYRDYCQKRFSKLIGKPAIYDEENEDYAVSQCEKIWIRRYPDESFENRVDADSPEIASSANEDIKTEVEKQRFLWEKFSAPYMSETVYLIAARLRYKGFLLILHKFKDEISRLVPASDILLMWLTHQSYPTIYTEDVGEMLEEMMRKVVRNGEAVEKSEVETTKKLWNRYFNQPYVKAGGELTVIANESPQRNNTMFYWPVSDIDVNTAYKSIRPRFVLELCIFIRLNPKAEQNESSFLRLRVARCHRKLQLDKKLTDLSRDGSWQKGWHIYCEFGTQGVVLESHCDRIRRGICFRKRKPEEMIAFLWNDLLRAHSLASGRFLGKQVSVFASVTPPVQAPYLLRFVPDRVTDDSGAMISDSIQRTNNFRPQEGRWLTRTVLDHAGRECFVIRIRVGKGVFKRVGEVPSPVKSEERITEIRVGSWSYVEGSIGKAPVKVVGTVTPKEPVEDWDAAWEFSSGDELFIRWDSSGSISELGLRSSKPGSLVRLLTGRRMQYKGDSEEDDQGFVTIVRSTEENPTEKATALIDWKHQAVEFLPDEDAVLVLLLSVSILRSVTQKRREDVGKLLVRKRITEATGKRDWGSVIVDASSSNVSSSSSPYLEPWYRNSGKVMAMEEKAQVARYPYPVMSYSNVDGGDSLYKHVIFGRL
- the LOC125579921 gene encoding uncharacterized protein LOC125579921 encodes the protein MDEGGPNQTNDNAVETNDDDEAAEETEFRKKLRDAETPLDSDCIKHTKVSAIMGLYRFKDMLPEDNVLPMSMDAIKKFLKIFGFGYDNIHACKNDCILYRKEFEKLESCPRCKVSRWEKDKNSNELKVGIPAKVLRYFPIKDRLRRMFRSKRMAEDLRWHYTNAIKDGTMQHPVDSISCAQVNDKWPDFTAEPRNLRLGISTDGMNPFSMQNTNHSTWPVLLVNYNTPPTMCMKAENIMLTLLIPGPTAPGNNIDVYLAPLIDDLKDFWAEGIEVYDSFAKENFTLRALLLWSISDYPGLGTLSGCKVKGKQACNVCGKDTPSRWLKFSRKFVYMGNRRRLPPGHRYRYKKAWFDNTVEEGNANRIQTGAEIYDTLQTFRNDFGRPLDKKSKRKRSELEDDEMVQEEECEESNDLWRWTKRSIFFELPYWKDMPVRHNIDVMHVEKNVSDAILSILKQSSKSKDGLKARKDLEDIGIRGHLHTEIRGSKTYLPPAAYWLSKKEKTIFLQRLSKFRGPDGYCGNIVNSVSVNPPNIGSLKSHDHHVLVQNLLPAALRGLLHRGPRISINKLCSYFNRLCQRIIDPEKLISMETEFMETMCQLERFFPPSLFDILFHLPIHLSKEARLGGPVHFRWMYPFERYMKTLKAFVKNYARPEACMAEGYLAGECVAFCLEFLKDSVPVQEAVNRNEDIEVDKVVVEGRPLQKGVEVTLSDKDTYIAHHYVLMNMTLWIYLLSKRMHLEELQANDARCTFRLNKYSHSNEIRWLAFGPRNVALAHKGFIIKGQRFHSDAVKRKTQNSEVTYEAFSMCRSSARDMRQVADMLTYYGVIKEILLLDYHMFKVLLFRCNWADTGHGVKEEDGFTLVKNQASYLKDPEDDNSNWYVFMRAPPRGYHELETEEDLGAAPLPVQEVDDLGGEASDDDSVYVRDDSEGLLVLD
- the LOC106376344 gene encoding glycine-rich domain-containing protein 1-like isoform X3, coding for MSLGRSEFADGVAARSLSEISELDAVRIGADIVSAARRLIVLLRSIGDCQWLHHPPVISEAIRRYDELWMPLISDLTVGSKPPIILPPLDVEWVWFCHSLNPVSYRDYCQKRFSKLIGKPAIYDEENEDYAVSQCEKIWIRRYPDESFENRVDADSPEIASSANEDIKTEVEKQRFLWEKFSAPYMSETVYLIAARLRYKGFLLILHKFKDEISRLVPASDILLMWLTHQSYPTIYTEDVGEMLEEMMRKVVRNGEAVEKSEVETTKKLWNRYFNQPYVKAGGELTVIANESPQRNNTMFYWPVSDIDVNTAYKSIRPRFVLELCIFIRLNPKAEQNESSFLRLRVARCHRKLQLDKKLTDLSRDGSWQKGWHIYCEFGTQGVVLESHCDRIRRGICFRKRKPEEMIAFLWNDLLRAHSLASGRFLGKQVSVFASVTPPVQAPYLLRFVPDRVTDDSGAMISDSIQRTNNFRPQEGRWLTRTVLDHAGRECFVIRIRVGKGVFKRVGEVPSPVKSEERITEIRVGSWSYVEGSIGKAPVQ
- the LOC106376344 gene encoding glycine-rich domain-containing protein 1-like isoform X1, with the translated sequence MSLGRSEFADGVAARSLSEISELDAVRIGADIVSAARRLIVLLRSIGDCQWLHHPPVISEAIRRYDELWMPLISDLTVGSKPPIILPPLDVEWVWFCHSLNPVSYRDYCQKRFSKLIGKPAIYDEENEDYAVSQCEKIWIRRYPDESFENRVDADSPEIASSANEDIKTEVEKQRFLWEKFSAPYMSETVYLIAARLRYKGFLLILHKFKDEISRLVPASDILLMWLTHQSYPTIYTEDVGEMLEEMMRKVVRNGEAVEKSEVETTKKLWNRYFNQPYVKAGGELTVIANESPQRNNTMFYWPVSDIDVNTAYKSIRPRFVLELCIFIRLNPKAEQNESSFLRLRVARCHRKLQLDKKLTDLSRDGSWQKGWHIYCEFGTQGVVLESHCDRIRRGICFRKRKPEEMIAFLWNDLLRAHSLASGRFLGKQVSVFASVTPPVQAPYLLRFVPDRVTDDSGAMISDSIQRTNNFRPQEGRWLTRTVLDHAGRECFVIRIRVGKGVFKRVGEVPSPVKSEERITEIRVGSWSYVEGSIGKAPVKVVGTVTPKEPVEDWDAAWEFSSGDELFIRWDSSGSISELGLRSSKPGSLVRLLTGRRMQYKGDSEEDDQGFVTIVRSTEENPTEKATALIDWKHQAVEFLPDEDAVLVLLLSVSILRSVTQKRREDVGKLLVRKRITEATGKRDWGSVIVDASSSNVSSSSSPYLEPWYRNSGKVMAMEEKAQVARYPYPVMSYSNVDGGDSLYKHVIFGRL